From one Psilocybe cubensis strain MGC-MH-2018 chromosome 13, whole genome shotgun sequence genomic stretch:
- a CDS encoding Pre-mRNA-splicing factor syf2 has protein sequence MPPKSKKGKKASTKKVVEDTTPPVETETPVDDDAMQTDQPEPEPSTSTSLADTAASLVETSEQVVAHAVEAIKEKVVDVAEAAEEFVEDMTMGDAEESNAAGSSKSGDVTPAEPEVEEKVEKKKMTLEERKAKLDQLRKKMAASSKANRTALVEESAKAKVTAREAARLERQRKLAETLRLKADAEERGEDVERQKNWEYTIEENDEWEKKLARKKRRADFEFHDDAHAARRRYKKDLDHIKPDLVAYNQQKAIAMGQNAGALVGFDPSSGSSSEVAISQEQRLAAENLYRDANTLIYGDNKPSEDAIDRVVSKINKDIDKKGKFSRKRLNEEEGDITYINEHNRVFNKKIARYYDKYTSEIRASFERGTAL, from the exons ATGCCGCCGAAATCAAAGAAGGGCAAAAAGGCCTCCACAAAGAAGGTTGTAGAAGATACCACACCCCCTGTGGAAACAGAAACCCCCGTGGACGACGATGCGATGCAAACAGACCAACCCGAACCCGAACCATCCACATCAACATCACTCGCCGACACAGCTGCTTCGCTCGTTGAGACTTCGGAGCAAGTTGTGGCACATGCAGTAGAAGCTATCAAGGAAAAGGTTGTGGATGTTGCGGAAGCTGCTGAAGAGTTTGTGGAGGATATGACAATGGGTGATGCGGAGGAGAGCAATGCTGCTGGTTCAAGCAAATCCGGGGATGTAACACCTGCGGAGCCAGAAGTAGAGGAAAAGgtagagaagaagaaaatgacgCTTGAAGAACGGAAAGCCAAGCTGGATCAACTGCGGAAAAAGATG GCTGCTTCATCGAAAGCCAACCGCACGGCACTTGTAGAAGAATCAGCAAAAGCCAAAGTAACTGCTCGTGAAGCCGCACGACTAGAAAGGCAGAGGAAGCTAGCAGAAACATTGCGTTTGAAGGCTGATGCGGAGGAAAGAGGCGAGGATGTGGAACGACAGAAGAACTGGGAATACACTATTGAAGAGAATGACGAATGGGAAAAGAAGCTAGCCCGCAAAAAGCGGAGAGCAGACTTCGAGTTTCATG ATGACGCCCATGCTGCTCGAAGACGGTATAAGAAAGATTTGGACCATATTAAGCCCGACCTTGTTGCCTACAACCAACAGAAGGCTATTGCTATGGGCCAGAATGCAGGTGCTCTCGTAGGCTTTGATCCAAGCTCGGGATCATCATCCGAGGTGGCTATCAGCCAGGAACAAAGACTGGCTGCGGAGAACTTGTACAGGGATGCCAATACTCTCATCTATGGCGATAACAAGCCTTCAGAGGATGCTATTGACAGAGTGGTTAGCAAAATCAACAAAGA TATCGACAAGAAGGGCAAGTTTTCCCGCAAGCGTCTCAacgaggaggagggcgaTATCACATATATCAACGAGCACAATCGTGTATTCAACAAAAAG ATTGCTCGTTACTACGACAAATACACCTCCGAGATTCGTGCAAGTTTCGAACGTGGAACTGCCCTTTAA
- a CDS encoding carboxylate methylbutanoyltransferase mlcH (ML-236A carboxylate methylbutanoyltransferase mlcH) — protein MVHLSVEGEESLNKLADQVVLEKNIPGFLFGVTSVDQELYLKTWGYNVIAALQLLEQEKITLETPVSDYLPEFSDLVIIENQMAEVLTYKPTKTVMRYKHLLDYTCGLYYPSKEGDLPGIPVLFEPGENWANGWGSDILGFMIEKITGQTLEKYLQDNVFKPLDITASFYLTPEIKEKLVDLTYRRGGQFERWNNQSRIIEQDPSKVACHMGGDGLYASLKGYLNLLRHLLRIKSGKITNGIISAESVQSIFEPSLHETASNMLSRLLMLDPSMPRDAVAQWGTAIGVTATDWPGRRKKGSGFWWGWAHTFFHIDPSTGIATVFGTQVIPMPDRDVFKIFARFEETLYAGLAE, from the exons ATGGTTCATTTATCCGTCGAGGGCGAGGAGTCCCTAAACAAACTGGCG GATCAAGTTGTACTGGAGAAAAATATCCCTGGATTTCTTTTCGGAGTAACCTCTGTGGATCAAGAGCTGTATTTAAAAACTTGGGGATATAACGTC ATTGCCGCCCTCCAACTTCtcgaacaagaaaaaataacCCTCGAGACCCCAGTATCTGACTATCTACCCGAATTCTCCGACCTTGTCATCATTGAGAACCAAATGGCTGAAGTTTTGACGTATAAACCAACGAAGACCGTCATGCGTTATAAGCATCTCCTGGATTATACCTGTGGACTCTACTACCCATCCAAAGAA GGAGACCTACCAGGCATTCCTGTTCTATTCGAACCCGGAGAGAATT GGGCCAATGGTTGGGGATCTGATATCCTCGGTTTCATGATCGAGAAAATAACTGGGCAAACCTTGGAGAAATACTT ACAAGACAACGTATTCAAGCCTCTCGACATAACTGCATCATTCTATCTCACACCTGAAATCAAAGAGAAACTGGTGGATCTTACATACCGACGTGGCGGACAGTTTGAACGGTGGAACAACCAGTCGAGGATAATCGAACAAGATCCATCCAAAG TGGCTTGCCATATGGGAGGAGACGGTTTATACGCCTCACTAAAAGGTTACTTGAACCTCCTGCGCCATTTACTCCGGATCAAAT CGGGAAAGATAACAAACGGGATCATAAGCGCCGAGAGTGTACAATCAATCTTCGAACCATCCCTGCACGAAACCGCGTCTAACATGCTCAGCCGCCTCTTGATGTTAGATCCTTCCATGCCCAGGGACGCGGTTGCGCAGTGGGGAACCGCCATCGGTGTGACGGCCACCGATTGGCCTggcagaagaaagaaaggttCAGGGTTTT GGTGGGGGTGGGCGCATACCTTTTTCCATATTGACCCATCTACGGGTATAGCTACAGTGTTTGGGACACAGGTAATTCCAATGCCAGATAGAGACGTATTTAAGATTTTTGCAAGGTTCGAGGAGACCTTGTATGCGGGTTTGGCGGAGTGA